One genomic segment of Candidatus Thermodiscus eudorianus includes these proteins:
- a CDS encoding acyl-CoA dehydrogenase family protein, whose amino-acid sequence MPLEGPEHLSMAYGLNHYRLDKPLRDVLNYFLGREPSMEGLGEYTGSTVYEAMYRVDRMSQPVHVMWSVRGERVDVSWLDPMERRIIRDLVEEYGVNKYPFDGGSWHEHYAGLNLIGDPGLSCILTITIQTAYALEKYGPSEVRDYYKNLAGLQKPLMLGATWFTEVQGGSDLGANTTTADYRDGRWLLNGYKYFSSGAGIADIALATARPRGGRPGAKGLALFVVPRYRSDGSLNFYVRRLKEKSGTVPVPTGEVEFIDTEAYLVGEAEKGIYYTLEDLMVSRLANAAGAVGISRKAYLEAYMYALHRRAFGKRLIEHQLVRRDLLEMELLTEESLAITHKAVDLFEKARRDTPPYTRQYHYARLMTHIAKNITAVNAARTTMLAMELFGGIGFLSEYMVERWHREALITPIWEGTSNIQALDMLEAIAKKRANEPLLEDMEALSREAFDRETAGAALASMKETLARLMETPPSLAEYNAKYILEDLGHAASIIILENMASRLGDERYHNVAALLKEYVLPRKPIGHPGDKVLEDIVTLGGTLSL is encoded by the coding sequence ATGCCCCTAGAGGGACCCGAGCACTTATCCATGGCCTACGGCCTCAACCATTACAGGCTTGACAAGCCCTTGAGGGACGTGCTCAACTACTTCCTCGGCCGCGAGCCCTCGATGGAGGGTCTCGGGGAGTACACGGGGTCGACGGTCTACGAGGCCATGTATAGGGTCGACAGGATGAGCCAGCCGGTCCACGTGATGTGGAGTGTGCGTGGCGAGAGGGTCGACGTCTCCTGGCTCGACCCCATGGAGAGGAGGATAATACGCGACCTGGTCGAGGAGTACGGCGTGAACAAGTACCCCTTCGACGGGGGGAGCTGGCACGAGCACTACGCGGGCCTCAACCTCATAGGAGACCCAGGACTCTCCTGCATACTCACAATAACCATACAGACGGCCTACGCCCTAGAGAAGTACGGGCCAAGCGAGGTAAGGGACTACTACAAGAACCTAGCCGGGCTACAGAAGCCCCTAATGCTGGGGGCCACCTGGTTCACCGAGGTACAGGGCGGGAGCGACCTGGGAGCCAATACCACGACCGCAGACTACAGGGATGGGAGGTGGCTGCTCAACGGCTACAAGTACTTCTCAAGCGGGGCCGGGATAGCCGACATAGCACTAGCAACCGCGAGGCCCCGGGGCGGGAGGCCCGGCGCGAAGGGCCTAGCCCTATTCGTCGTCCCACGCTATAGGAGTGATGGATCGCTGAACTTCTACGTGAGGAGGCTTAAGGAGAAGAGCGGCACGGTTCCAGTGCCCACTGGGGAGGTCGAGTTCATCGATACAGAGGCCTATCTGGTGGGGGAGGCTGAGAAGGGCATATACTATACCCTGGAGGACCTGATGGTCTCCAGGCTAGCAAACGCCGCGGGGGCAGTCGGTATATCGCGTAAGGCCTACCTGGAGGCCTATATGTACGCGCTGCACAGGAGGGCATTCGGCAAGAGGCTCATCGAGCACCAGCTGGTTAGGAGGGACCTGCTTGAGATGGAGCTCCTCACGGAGGAGTCCCTCGCGATAACCCACAAGGCGGTAGACCTCTTCGAGAAGGCAAGGAGGGACACCCCGCCCTATACGAGGCAATACCACTACGCCAGGCTAATGACCCATATAGCCAAGAACATAACGGCGGTGAACGCCGCGAGGACCACCATGCTGGCGATGGAGTTGTTCGGCGGGATAGGCTTCCTCTCCGAGTACATGGTCGAGAGGTGGCATAGGGAGGCGTTGATCACGCCCATATGGGAGGGGACCAGCAACATACAGGCCCTAGACATGCTCGAAGCGATAGCCAAGAAGAGGGCCAACGAACCCCTGCTAGAGGACATGGAGGCCCTCTCGCGGGAAGCCTTCGACAGGGAGACTGCCGGGGCGGCGCTCGCCAGCATGAAGGAGACCCTGGCGCGGCTAATGGAGACCCCGCCCAGCCTAGCCGAGTACAACGCCAAGTACATACTAGAGGACCTTGGCCATGCTGCCTCCATAATCATACTAGAGAACATGGCCTCAAGGCTGGGAGATGAGAGGTATCACAACGTGGCGGCGCTTCTCAAGGAGTACGTGCTCCCGAGGAAGCCGATAGGGCACCCGGGCGACAAGGTACTGGAGGATATAGTGACTCTGGGAGGGACCCTCTCCCTCTAA
- a CDS encoding ornithine cyclodeaminase family protein: MEDLAILDGSTLRRLFDYKGLVDDIRRVLLGDATAPMRASLTHGNAWLGAMPAAGLGLQVVKVVGVYYDNPSKGLPLVRGLVLVLRESDGEPLYLMDAGVLTGYRTAAATCLGASLLGYEGQEPVGLIGSGVQARYHAECLREVYGVGEFLVYDVDPERAGELARELGGHTASLEEIHSRAKLIVAATTSREPVVRGSLLRDDVIVASIGAPKPVWEVDEEAMERAGCILADTLEGFLGEAGEAEHKPASVKVVGLREVLQGAICPGRGPRIYKSVGTGLFDLAAAYHVHRKKTGLEAGSTPA; encoded by the coding sequence TTGGAGGATCTAGCCATCCTAGACGGCTCCACGCTCAGGAGGCTATTCGACTACAAGGGGCTAGTCGACGACATTAGAAGAGTCCTACTGGGCGATGCGACCGCGCCCATGAGGGCAAGCCTAACCCACGGGAACGCCTGGCTAGGCGCAATGCCAGCCGCGGGCCTCGGCCTGCAGGTCGTCAAGGTGGTCGGAGTCTACTACGATAACCCCTCTAAGGGACTCCCCCTAGTACGAGGACTCGTACTAGTCCTCAGGGAGAGCGACGGGGAGCCACTCTATCTCATGGACGCTGGCGTACTGACCGGCTACAGGACCGCGGCCGCCACATGCCTGGGAGCGAGCCTGCTCGGCTACGAGGGCCAGGAGCCGGTAGGCCTCATAGGCTCCGGCGTACAGGCCCGCTACCACGCGGAATGCCTCAGAGAGGTCTATGGCGTCGGAGAGTTCCTGGTGTACGACGTCGACCCAGAGAGGGCTGGAGAGCTGGCCCGGGAGCTCGGAGGCCATACAGCGAGTCTAGAGGAGATACACTCCAGGGCCAAGCTCATAGTAGCGGCCACAACCAGCAGAGAGCCCGTGGTTAGGGGGTCCCTCCTGAGGGACGACGTGATAGTCGCTAGCATAGGGGCTCCAAAACCCGTCTGGGAGGTCGACGAGGAGGCCATGGAGAGGGCCGGGTGCATACTAGCCGATACACTAGAGGGGTTCCTAGGAGAGGCTGGAGAGGCCGAGCACAAGCCAGCCAGCGTGAAGGTAGTCGGGCTGAGGGAAGTCCTACAGGGAGCCATATGCCCGGGCAGGGGACCCAGGATATACAAGTCCGTGGGGACAGGCCTCTTCGACCTAGCCGCCGCATACCACGTCCACAGGAAGAAGACCGGGCTAGAAGCGGGTAGCACGCCGGCCTAG